The genome window AttgaaaaagaatttaattCTATCtcattatcagaagaaatagaaacaaataGAAGTGCAGATTTTTTTGAAACTCCTAAATCAGGTAGAAAAGGCTCCTCACTACGCAGAAGGCTGCTTTTACCCAATACTGTCAAAGCTGGCACAACTGTAGGATGCTGTGAAAGACAACTTAGTTCTTCAGGaagcatcaggaaaaaaatattctcttgtGTTTTGAGCTCTGAAGAAAAGCTTTCACAAACTGCTGCATATTCTCCAAAAGATAAAGATTACAAAACTCTGACAACTAGCACTTCAGAACCTGAGAATTCTAATCCTAATTCTCCAAAAAGGAGGCTTTCCTTTTCACAACAAAGGACTTCTACACTAGAGGAGTCCCAGTGTAAGGATCCTTTATTGTTAGAAACAGAAGGTTTGTCTCCAATTCAGTGGAAGGATGTCACTGCTAGTAACACTAATGAATTCAATGAAAATGTTCTTATGAGTGTTAGAGATGGGGTGCTTAGGACTCCTACTTACAGTAGGAGTAGCCTACCTGAGGCCAGTGAGGGCAAATACCTGACTTCTATCACCAGTCCAGTAGAGAACTTGAACTTTGGACTGTGTGATATAAACTCTCCCCCTGTTAAGGTAGCAAATTACCCAGATCTTTCAACGCCTGAAGATAGTGGATATAATTCACTTCCTTTGGACAAATCAGGAGATTCATTGTCTGATTATGAGGGATCTTTCCAAGAGCTCTTccaaaagcacagagaagaTTCCAGAACTTTAGACAGtaaaagaaagacaagaaaactTGAGCGAGTCAGAAGGTTATCCACTCTTCGGGAACTAGGCTCCCAGTCAGAGACAGAAGATAATCATGGCAGTCCTACTTCAATGCATGTGTTAACAAAAGAAAGAGACTTTGTCAGTGAAGATCATGAGTTAGTTCTAAAAGAACAGCCTAGTGGAGACCTGGTTGTTAGTCATGGGGATTTCTCAAGAACTCCAGCTCTGAAAATAGTTCATGAAATTTGCTTGCAAAGACAAGGATTGCACCAAAAGCAAATCTCAGAGAATATTGAtggaacagaaatatttgcattagATCATGTTCTTCCTGGACTTATTGGCAAGAAAATGGGCCTTGAAAAATTAGATATTTTAACAGAATTGAA of Molothrus ater isolate BHLD 08-10-18 breed brown headed cowbird chromosome 1, BPBGC_Mater_1.1, whole genome shotgun sequence contains these proteins:
- the FBXO43 gene encoding F-box only protein 43 — its product is MSDSHLVRFSTLKRNRLTPPRSSFKYSNFRDTCCTSAFLDSRCNESGEDPEADCEEAPSVTSVLLLQEHSEHVHPSAFFPRSPSIEKEFNSISLSEEIETNRSADFFETPKSGRKGSSLRRRLLLPNTVKAGTTVGCCERQLSSSGSIRKKIFSCVLSSEEKLSQTAAYSPKDKDYKTLTTSTSEPENSNPNSPKRRLSFSQQRTSTLEESQCKDPLLLETEGLSPIQWKDVTASNTNEFNENVLMSVRDGVLRTPTYSRSSLPEASEGKYLTSITSPVENLNFGLCDINSPPVKVANYPDLSTPEDSGYNSLPLDKSGDSLSDYEGSFQELFQKHREDSRTLDSKRKTRKLERVRRLSTLRELGSQSETEDNHGSPTSMHVLTKERDFVSEDHELVLKEQPSGDLVVSHGDFSRTPALKIVHEICLQRQGLHQKQISENIDGTEIFALDHVLPGLIGKKMGLEKLDILTELKDRNLKHVLAIVLDALTVESLCSIWKVSKSWREIIVQDRNADKRRKLYTKQLKEAAREYLLKAEDAATRLNILNRSALRPVQAQARTPVLQTPPSHTELTPRRCSSVPHSASRQEEYMKVAKTLFTDEALKPCPRCQYPAKYQLVKKRGLCSREACAFEFCILCLQAFHGSKECNSLSAKRKNKKDAPPGSAQSKRNLKRL